In Hydractinia symbiolongicarpus strain clone_291-10 chromosome 4, HSymV2.1, whole genome shotgun sequence, the following proteins share a genomic window:
- the LOC130640828 gene encoding mitochondrial potassium channel-like: MFSKIQKHSQNLIKSGKENSAAVLRIGKEKARHVRKALSVPVKTRVKDSVKFIDESIGVTQVIEAQENVSHEERCFLNAREHVQNIKAVLDERQDVLNETRKQLDRCDRSDPQYLTYVGEEHTLLLEVRNLQREHNSAEDVERERFSAYSAAVRLSHEKERSRVERTKYWSIIGSITGTVFGLMFSSLLTQYRLSMMREMTSSSISQATAHVQDDLHEQKVFLSEQVQVLKHMFLNNNSTGENEEEEAGTLTRLLPETLLRQLIKDVGLLSKSIAPVAMEYSENISSINKSLLSLCDDVQQVVLTIKKQKETTNADVDRKVTVLEENKNQSINSQNLSRRDNNVATLHDNQFPTSSLTSLNDQHSILDYVNITNLNLVVGILTLACIAWNTVGKS; the protein is encoded by the exons atgttttcaaaaatacaaaaacattcaCAAAACTTAATCAAATCTGGAAAAGAAAATTCAGCTGCTGTTTTACGCATTGGAAAAGAGAAGGCAAGACACGTACGAAAAGCCTTATCTGTTCCTGTAAAGACACGTGTGAAGGATTCAGTGAAATTCATTGATGAATCAATTGGAGTCACCCAG GTAATCGAGGCACAAGAAAATGTGTCGCACGAAGAAAGATGTTTCTTAAACGCGCGTGAGCATGTTCAGAATATAAAAGCAGTGTTGGATGAAAGGCAAGACGTGTTAAATGAAACACGAAAGCAATTGGATAGGTGTGATCGATCTGATCCACAATATTTGACATATGTGGGTGAAGAACATACATTATTGTTAGAAG TGCGCAACTTGCAACGTGAACACAATTCTGCTGAAGACGTTGAGCGAGAAAGATTTTCAGCGTATTCGGCTGCCGTCAGGTTGTCTCATGAAAAAGAAAGATCACGGGTTGAGCGCACAAAGTACTGGTCTATTATCGGCTCTATCACTGGAACTGTGTTTG gacTTATGTTTTCCTCATTACTTACGCAGTATCGTCTAAGTATGATGAGAGAGATGACGTCATCTTCTATATCGCAAGCTACTGCGCATGTACAAGATGATTTACACGAACAAAAAGTATTTCTAAGCGAACAAGTACAAGTCTTAAAGCACATGTTTCTGAATAATAACAGCACTGgtgaaaatgaagaagaagaagccgGAACTTTAACTCGCTTACTACCTGAGACGTTGCTTAGACAACTAATAAAAGATGTTGGGTTATTGAGCAAAAGCATAGCTCCTGTAGCGATGGAATATTCGGAAAACATTTCCTCCATCAATAAGAGTCTACTGTCACTTTGTGATGATGTTCAACAAGTTgtattaacaataaaaaaacaaaaagaaactacAAATGCTGATGTAGACAGGAAAGTCACTGttttagaagaaaataaaaatcaatcaatcaattcaCAAAACTTATCACGCCGCGACAACAACGTGGCAACACTACACGATAACCAATTTCCAACTTCCTCGTTAACTTCATTAAACGACCAGCATTCAATACTTGACTATGTAAATATTACCAATTTAAATTTGGTTGTAGGTATACTAACACTTGCTTGTATTGCGTGGAACACTGTTGGTAAAAGttga
- the LOC130640827 gene encoding histone deacetylase 8-like, which yields MSKKKVAYITSPSYVALCNQHPKTKNRAVVVDSLIKAYNLLNEVFVVAPTPVLREDLMLFHSEDYVNCLEKIQNILECEMIDHNKNEDSCEETFDLDELEEEFQISDYGFGYDCPVFKRMFDYAKMVVGATVTAADILINGEADVAINLHGGWHHAHVDEAAGFCYVNDIVIGVLKLTSRFKRVLYIDLDVHHGDGVEEAFRYSKNVLTFSLHKHSNGYFPGTGAKQDVGKGSGKYFSVNVPLKDGIDDIMYYFVFHKLFNQVVLSFEPDVFVVQCGADSLSLDPLGGFNLTSQGIIGCVKDICACNKPVMILGGGGYNLANTSRCWTQLTAMVVGKEISGDIPDHDYMEHYGPDFSVYVASSNRKNENTDAYIEDLLEHVTTNIIKMKIKKENSSKTIDNKENVTLKSGTEKDFVTDKLVKKQTLMEKNC from the coding sequence ATGAGCAAGAAAAAGGTAGCCTACATTACTTCACCGAGTTATGTTGCACTGTGCAATCAACATCCAAAGACTAAAAACAGAGCTGTGGTGGTGGATTCGCTAATTAAAGCATACAATTTACTTAATGAAGTCTTTGTTGTGGCACCTACACCTGTCTTACGGGAGGATTTAATGCTATTCCACTCAGAAGACTACGTTAACTGTcttgaaaaaattcaaaacattttagaaTGTGAAATGATTgatcacaataaaaatgaagATTCCTGTGAAGAAACCTTTGATCTAGATGAGTTGGAGGAAGAATTTCAAATAAGTGACTATGGATTTGGCTATGACTGCCctgtttttaaaagaatgtttgatTATGCAAAGATGGTGGTGGGAGCTACTGTTACAGCTGCTGATATATTAATTAATGGTGAGGCAGATGTTGCCATTAACTTACATGGTGGTTGGCATCATGCACATGTTGATGAAGCAGCTGGCTTTTGTTATGTAAATGATATAGTTATTGGTGTATTAAAATTAACAAGTAGGTTTAAAAGAGTTTTGTACATTGATCTGGATGTTCATCATGGTGACGGAGTTGAGGAAGCTTTTCGATACTCTAAGAACGTGTTAACGTTTTCTTTACATAAACATTCAAATGGCTACTTTCCGGGGACAGGTGCCAAACAAGACGTAGGAAAAGGCAGTGGtaaatatttttctgtaaatGTTCCATTAAAAGATGGTATTGATGACATTATGTATTACTTTGTTTTTCATAAGCTCTTTAACCAAGTTGTTTTGTCTTTCGAGCCTGATGTTTTTGTTGTGCAGTGTGGTGCAGACTCATTGTCCCTCGATCCTCTTGGTGGTTTTAATTTGACAAGCCAAGGTATTATTGGCTGCGTGAAAGATATCTGTGCATGCAATAAACCTGTCATGATATTAGGAGGTGGTGGATATAATCTTGCAAACACTTCAAGATGCTGGACTCAACTTACTGCAATGGTTGTTGGGAAAGAAATATCTGGGGATATACCTGATCATGATTACATGGAACATTATGGTCCTGATTTTAGTGTTTATGTTGCTAGTAGTAACAGAAAGAATGAAAACACTGATGCCTATATTGAAGACTTATTGGAGCATGTAACTACAaatatcataaaaatgaaaataaaaaaagaaaacagtagTAAAACAATTGATAACAAAGAAAATGTCACATTAAAAAGTGGAACTGAGAAGGACTTTGTTACTGACAAACTGGTAAAAAAGCAGACCTTGATGGAAAAGAATTGTTAA